The following DNA comes from Vicinamibacterales bacterium.
AGGTGGTGGAGGCCGGCCGAGCCGACGCCTCCGATGTACATGCCCGGGCGCTTGCGGACGGGCTCGAGGCCTTCGAGGACCTGGATGTTCTTCGCGGTGTAGGACATGCGGGGCGGCCCGGACGCTACGAGGGACCCCTGTCGGCTCGCGCGCGCCGGGGCACGGCGGACGGCCTCCGATTATAGCCGCCGCGCGGCACCCGCTGGGCCCGCGCCGGCCGGACGGCGACGGCCGCCGAGCGCTGTTCCTGCGGCGTCGCCGGTGACAACTGCGGCACGGGCCGGGAGTATGGTGCCGGCGTGGAGCGGCCCCCGCTCGTTGCGGCGTGGGTACTCCTCGGCGTCGTCCTGGCCGGGGCGTGGATGGTGGTGTCGTCGCGATCCAGCGCCGGCGACGGCGGCCCCGCGGCGGGCCGGCTGCCGATGGTCAGGCGCCAGGCCGACCCGTTCGCGCGGTGGACGATCACAGAGCAGTTCGCGGCCCAGCACGTGATCGTGCTGCAAGTGGAGACCCGGAGGCTCGACGAAGCCCCCGCGATCGCCCGCCGCATCGCCGAGCCCCTGCAGAGCGGCTACTCGGAGGTGCTCATCTACTTCCATCGTCCCGGCCGCCCCGATGCGCTTCCCCCGCGCCGGGTGCAGTGGTCGCCGGCGGCGGGGTATGTGGAGACGAACTACGAGAACGGGGCCCGGGACTAGGGGCTCGGGGCCGGGCATGGCGCCTTCACGCGCAGGCGTCCAGGTCCGGCCGTGATTCGTGATCGCGCGCCGATTTTCGGCATGCCGGGACCCAGGACCCGAGCCCCGAGTCCCGGCCTGCTCCTACCCCTTCGGCTTCCGGCGAGCCGGAGCCCGGCGCGTGCCGGTCGTGGTCTTGCGGGCGCGCTTGGGACGCTCGGCGGCGTCCTCGGCGCTCATCGTGCGCCGCGGGCCGCGCTTCACCCCACGGGCCACGGGGCCGGCGCTGATCGGCTCCTTGGCGCTGCCGGGCGCGAAGAACTTCGACTGGTCGTCCTCCGGCTCGAGGTCGTCGGGCACGATGGGCGCGATCTGGACCGGGATGTCGTCGAGCGCCGCGTCCTGAGACTCGCCGCTGTCGTCGCCGTCCTTCTCGTCGTCGTCGCCGATCACCCAGCCGAGCGTCACGCTCTTCGGGCGGTACACGTTGGCCAGCGAAGGCGGCGCGGGCGGCTGCCCCTCGGCCTCGGCAGGTGACGGAGCGGCCGATGGGGCCGCGCTCGACGCCCCGCCGGCGCCGAACACGCGCAGGCCGCCCTGGCGGTCGCGCTCGAGTTTCACGAGCCCTTCCTTCTGGCAGGCCCGCATCAGGTCCACGATCGATCCGTACTTCCGGTCGTCGAAGTCCGGGTGGCTGGCGCGGATGAACTGCTTGATCTGGCGGAGGTACATCGGCCAGCGCGGGGGCTGCGGCGGATCGGCGAGGAGCGCGCGCACCAGCTCGACGCCGTCCTGGATGGCCGCCTGCGTCGCCGGGTCGAGCTCGCGCGGGCCGCGAGACGGCGCGGGCGCGGGCGCCGGGGCGCCGTCTGCAGCGGGCGCAGGCGCGGCGCCGGCCGCGGCCGCCTCGCCGGCGGTGACGATGGCGTCGGCCATGGCCGCGCCGGTCTCGCTGAGCTCCACGAGCGTGCTGCGGCCCGTGTGCTTGAGCAGCACGATGCCCTTCTCGGCGAGCTTCTCCGCGAAGTCGCGGAAGCTCGTCACGCCGTAGTCGCGTTCGGAGAACGACGAGTCGAGCTGCAGCAGCGTGCTCTTGAGCAGGCCGAGCTGCGGCGTCACCTCGCGGTCGGCGAGCACCTTCAGCGCGCGGCGCACCAGCGGCACCACGCCGTCGATGTTCATGGCCTGGCCCACGCCCGCCGGCCGCGAGCGATCGGCGGCGACGCGCGGCGCGCTCCGGGCGACGTTCTCGTAGGCGATGAACTCGGTGCAGTTCTTCTGCATCACCTGGCTGGTGAACTGCCGGCCGCCCACCACGAACACCTTCTTGTCGTACTGCTTGAGCTTCTCGACGAGGGTGATGAAGTCGGAGTCGCCGCCGACGATCACGAAGGCGTTGATGTGGTCGTGCGTGAACGCCATCTCCAGCGCGTCGAGCGCCAGGTTGATGTCGGCGCCGTTCTTGTCGCCGCCGGGCGTCATGACGCGCTGCACGAGCCGGACGGCGTGATTCGACATCGCGCGGCCGTAGTCGCCGCGCTTCCAGTCGCCGTAGGCGACCTTCGTGATGATCTCGCCACGTTCCTTGATGGCCTCGAGCACGGCGCCGATGTCGAAGCCGAGACCGAGCGTGTTCTTCACGCCAATCTCGATGTTGTCGAAGTCGATGAAGACGGCAATCTTGAGTCGTTCGTCGGACATGAGCAGTTCCTTGGAGTCAGTACCTCAGAAGGCGAAGTAGATGAAGTCGAGCGACGTGGTGCTGCGCAGCACCAGCGTCAGGGACGCGAGCACTCCGACACCGGCCGCCTGCACGCCTGCGAGGCGGAGGCCGGTGAGCCGGGATTCGAGCCACGCCACCGGCAGCACCCCACGCTCGCGTGCGAGGGCCCAGAGATCGTGGACGAAGAGGGGCAGCGACCAGGTCGCCGCCAGGGCGAAGAGGTGGAGGCCGATCGCGGCCTCGTCCTCCATGGTGGTGTACGGCGTGAGCCGCACGAAGTGGCCGAGGAACTCGGCGTTGGTCTCGCGGAAGAAGAGCCATCCGGCCATCATCGCGATCCAGGTCAGCGCGATCTGCACCGGCGCCAGCGGTCCCGGCCAGTGTTCGGGCAGCGACAGCGCCCGGCCGATCGTGCGCGTGGTCCACACGAGCACGCCGTGGTAGAAGCCCCAGATGACGTAGTTCCAGCTGGCACCGTGCCAGAACCCCGACACGAGGAACGTCGTCACCAGCGTGCAGCCGGCCACGAGCGCACGGCCGCGGTTGCCCCCGAGCGGGATGTAGACGTAGTCGCGGAACCACGTCGAGAGGGAGATGTGCCAGCGGCGCCAGAAGTCCGACGGGCTGTGGGCGATGTAGGGGTGGTTGAAGTTGAGGACGAGCTCGAACCCGAACCATCGCGCCACGCCGCGCGCGATGTCCGAATAGGCCGAGAAGTCCGCGTAGATCTGCATGCCGAACGCGAAGACGCCCGCCCACAGCACCTCGAAGGCCGGATCCTGCTGCGCGAACACGCGGTTGGCCACGATGCCGACGTTGTCGGCCACCACCAGCTTCTTGAACAGTCCCCACACGACCAGCACGGCGCCGTGCCTGGCCGCCGTGGCGTCCCACACGCGCGGCCGCTCCACCTGCGCCAGGAGATTCCGGGCGCGCATGATCGGACCCGCCACGAGGTGCGGGAAGAAGGCGACGAACAGCGCGAAGTCCACGGCGTTGCGGCGCGCGTGCATCTCGCCCTTGTACACGTCCACCGTGTAGCTGAGCGCCTGGAACGTGTAGAACGAGATGCCCGCCGGCAGCGCCACCTGCAGCAGCGGCATGGCCACGTCGAGCCCCACCGTCGCGAGCACGTCGTGGACGTTCTCGACGAAGAAGTTGAAGTACTTGAAGACCCCGAGCATGCCCAGGTTGGCCGTGAGGCTCGCTCCCAGGTAGAGGCCCTTGCGGGAGGGGTCGTCTTCCATCCGCTGGCCGGCCCAGTAGTCCACCGTGGTCGACACGAGCATGATGGCCACGAACCAGGGGTGGACCCAGCCGTAGAAGACGTAGCTCGCGCCCAGCAGCAGGAGGTTCTGTCCCCGGTGCGGCAGGCGCCAGTACAGCGTGACCACGATCGCGAAGAACGCGGCGAAGTCGAGGCTGTGGAAGATCATCGAAACAGCGGATCCAGCCGCTCGCGGAAGACCGCCGTGTAGTGCCGCCGATCGCGCACGTGATCGCCGTCGGCGTAGATCGACTCCGGCATCTGCGGATCGCCCCAGTCGTCGTGGAAGAGGGCGCCGTTGGCCGACAGGTACGCCTGGAGATCGCGCACGTAGCGGCGCAGGGCCGGGGACTGCGGCGGCGGCGTCGAGCCGCTTGGCCGGCGTTGGACCCGCACGAAGCAGAGGGTGACGCCCGACGCGCGGGCCAGCGACGTCATCAGCGGCAGCACCGAGGTCGGCAGGTCGCGCGAGAAGTCGGCGTCGCCGGCCGGATCGGAGAGGTCGGCGGCGACGTCGTCGCGGAGGTTCGCCAGATCGAAGCGCTCGGTGAGCGCCATGTCGAAGCGCAGCCGAGCGGACGGATCGGGGAAGCGCCAGTTCACGAACCAGCGGCGGATCGCGGGCTCCATCCAGCTGCGGGCCACGTCCGTCTCGTAGGCGGCCGCGGCCGCCGAGCGCACGCGGGACCACACGCCCGTACGCCGCGCGGCGACGATCGCGTTCAGCTCGGGCTCCTCGTCGAGAGCCACCTCGTCGAGGGCGTTCCCGTACAGGCTCTCCAGCCGGAAGAGTGTGTCCGTGAGGTTCGTGTCGCGAAAGAACACGAAAACCGCGCGCGGCTTCACGCCGGAGGCGACGAGCTGGTTCTTGAACGCCAGGTACCACCATGCGGGCCCCGTGGCCGGGTGGAAGATGAAGGCCACCAGCTCGTTGTGGGTCGTCGAGAGCTCCCCGAGGAGGATCGGGTCGATGCGGGTGCCCATCATCGAGTCGCCGATGAACACCCAGCGCGGCTGCCCCCGGCGCAGGTCGTCGATGGTCTGCTGGCGGAACGGATGGCGCTCCCGGTTCATCTCGAGCGCCGGTAGATACCCCAGCCCCGGCGGCGCCCCTATGGCCGCGCGGTTCAGGGCGCGGAGCGACAGCGGCGCCACGAAGGCCGCGCCGACCACCAGGGCGAGCGCCGCCGCAGCGCGTCGGGAAACGCGCGCGGGCTCACCGCGAGCAGCGATCGGAGACGGTTGTGGCACTCGTGCTGAAAAATCGATGGCGGGCGCCGGGTACGCGGTCTCGTACGGGGCGCCAGCACCTCCGCACGGCCAGCGCGCGGGAGACCGAAGGTCCGCGCCGTCTGGAGGCGAGCCGCCCACCGGGCGACTGCTGTTGAACGTCCGCGAGCCCGAGGCCCGCGCACGTCCCTGTACGGGATGCTGGCGGCAGTATAGCAGGTCCGGCGGGTCGGCACGGCGCGCCCCCTCAACCCTCGGGCAGGGCCGCCGGTCAAACGGTGGCAGGAGGACGGCCCGGCGGCCGTCCGCTGGAGGTGCCGATGACCCGCCCGTACTCTCTTGCCTGGCTGGTTCCCGTCGTGTTGGCCGCGAGCACGGCCGTCATGGCGTTCCCCGCCGGGGCCGACGCCCACCCCCGGGTTCGCACCCGTGCCGCCGCCGCGCGGCGCGCGACGCCCTGCCGTCCGCGAGTCGCGGGGCCAGCGGTCCGCGGATTCCGGAACAACCCTCCCGGCCCACGGGGCGGCCCCGGCACCAACTGGGCGAATCCGCCGGGCCCCGCCGGCGGGCCCGGGGCGAGCCCGTTCCGGCTCCGGCCCTACCGGCGCGACCGCGACGACAACCCGCCGGGCCCCCGCGGCGGCCCTGGCACCAACTGGGAGAATCCGCCCGGACCGCGCGGCGGTCCGGGCGCGAGTCCCGACCGGCGGCCCTGGCCGCGCCGCTGGTAGGGGCGTTACGGCTGGACCGCGAGCACGCGGCGGAGCATGGCGAGCTGGCCGGCATGGTAGACCGAGTGGTGCACCAGGCCGTGAAGCGTCAGATAGAGGGACATGCCCGTCCCCGCCGCGTCGTCGCGGTGATCGACGACCGGGGCATCGAGTGCCTGGTCGTCGATACCGCGGATCGCCGCGGCCAGCACTCGATGACTCTCGACAAGGCGCTCGACGGCGCCGCGCCAGGCCGCGTCGGTGGGCGGCGCGGCCATCGGCGGCCAGTCACCCGCCGGCGGCGTGCCCGCCGGCGCGCCTCCGAGCCGGGCCCGCACCTCGTCGGCCCACCCGGTCATGTGGAGGACGAGTTCCCACGCGGTGTGCCCTCCAGGGATCGGCCGCGCCGACGCGGCGTCCGCTGACAGCCCGGTGACCAGTTCCACGACGCTCGGCCCATGCCAGCAATCGCCGTCGAGCACGCGGTCGATGAGGTCGGCCAGCCGATCGGCTCGGGACATCTCACACCTCCAGAGCGTCAATTAGTACAGAGGATGCGGCGGGTGTGACACAGTCACCGGCACGGACCTGGTGGAGGTCGTGCCGGCACGAGGCTCTCCGCTGGCACCCCGATTGCAATTCCGAGTGCCATGATGAAGCACATGACGTACGTGGCCGGACTGGCGGCCGCCGCCCTGATCGTCGCACCCGCGCGAGCCGAGCAGGACACGGCCCAGAAGCTCTTCGAGAAGGGCGCGTTCGCGCAGGTCACGGATCGGGTGGCCAACGAGCGGGCCGCCGGGAGCGAGGACCCCGCCTCCACGTACCTGGCCGGCCTGGCGCTCGAGAAGCTCGACCGCAACCAGGAGGCGCGCGCGGAGTTCGCGCGGCTCTCGAACGGCTCCGACGAAACGTGGAAGGCCATCGGGCAGTCCAGCATCGGGATGCTCGACAACGCCCTCGACGAAGCCCTCACCGAGGGGCAGCGGGCGCGCGACCTCGACGGCAATTCGGGCTTCGCGTTCTACCAGCTGGGACTCGTGCAGATCAAGCGCGGCGACTTCGACGCGGCATCGCAGTCGCTCGATCGAGCCGCCGAGCTCATGCCCGAGTTCGCCTACGCCCACTACCAGGCGGGCGTCGCCCACCAGCGCGAGAAGCGGTTCAACCGGATGGCCGAGCACTTCCAGGCCTTCCTGAAGCTGGCCCCGGAGGCGCCCGAACGGCGCCAGGTCCAGCTTGCGCTGAACGCCTTGCGCGGGTGATCGGTCGACATGCGGTGGCGCCGGGGACTCCCCCGCCGTGCACCGACGCAGAGCGTCGCCGGCCGCAGGCCGTGATGGCCCGCGCCTCCGGCGGCGACTCTGCCACTTGCATCGCGGCTGGCGGCTGGTGTGGCGAGATAAGCCACGCCGTTCCGCCGCAACTCCTGCCTCCCGGACTCTCGTCAGCCTTGCGCGTGTCCAGCAGAGTTCCCGACCAACGTGACGCCGAGTCGGTCCAGGCCCTGGCCGCTAGCCCCCAGCCGCTATCTAGAACACCTGCCCCAGGCCGAAGTACCAGCGGAAGGTGCGGGTGCCGGTGGTCGGAATGCCGAGATCGATCCGGAAGATCGAGAACGGCGTGTGGAGCCTGAGCCCCACGCCGTATCCGACCTGCAGCGTCGAGAGCCGGATGTCGCCATTGGACGCGAACACGTTGCCGGCGTCCACGAACGCCACGCCCCGCACCCATTTGTAGAGTGGCGCCCTCAGCTCCTCGTTCAGGATGAGGAGCGCGTCGCCGCCGCGCGCCGAGCCCGTGAACGTCTTGGGACCGACCAGGCCCTCGCCGTATCCGCGCACCGTGTCGGACCCGCCCACGTAGAATCGCTCGCTGAATCCCAGGTCGCCGAGGAACGACCCGCCGACGCGCACGGCGGACGCGAACAACAGCGGACCCACGCCCCGATAGTCGAAGTAGGTGCCCTGGACCTTCACGGCGTCGGCGCCCGACTCGAACTCGCTGACCCGCTCGGCGCTGAAGGCGCCGAACCAGCCCCTGGTGGCGTTGAAGGGATCGTCGCGGCGGTCGAAGAAGGCGCTCGTGGTCAGGCGGCCGACGAGGGGGGCGAGGTAGAACGGGTCCTCCGGGTCGAGGGCGTCGATGATCTCGCGCTTCAGACGGTAGCCGTAGGCGAACTCGAACGAGCGCCCCCGACGGATCCGCTGTTCCAGTGAGAGCTGCCGGCGGCTGCGCCGCAGGAAGAACTCGTTGCTGGCGTCGGTCGCCACGTCCTGCCGGGACGACGAGGCGAAGACGTTGGTCTGGACCGCGCGACCGAAGAGCGTCGGGAACGTCAGGTAGGCGTTGGTGGACTGCAGGCGCCGGGCCGCCTGCCCGTAGATGCCGAACGTGAACGCGCGGCCGAAGACGTTGCGATTCTGCAGGTTGGCCACGACGCCGAGATCGCGCTTGCGGTTCACCGAGGTGTCTTCGCCCTGATCCACCGGCGCCCGATCGTCCAGCTGGAGACCGTAGCGCAGGCGCCATGCCGGCCACTCGGTCACCGTCACCCGGGCACGCACCGCCTCGGTGCCGTCGGGATTCGGGTCGGACAGCACCTCCGGACGCACGTCCACCTGCCGGAAGACGTTCGTGTCGAACACGCGGCGCCGCGCCTCGGCCCAGCGGGTCAGGTCGACCGGCTCGCCGGGCTCGAGCCGGAGCGCGTTGATCACCGACTGCGGCCGTGTGCGCGTCGTGCCGGTCACGACGATCCCGGCGAGCCGCTGTTCGGGCCCGGGCTCGACGTGGAACGTGACGGCCGCGGCCACGGCGTCCGGCGGCGCCGCGACCCGGGTGGTCACCCGGACGTCGTTGTACCCGTGGCCCTGGTAGCGGCGTTCGATCTGGCGCGCCGCGGCGTCCACGTCGACCCGGCGGTAGGGATGTCCTTCCAATGCGGTCACGAGCGGCCGGGTCTCGGCCGCGAGCGCGTCGACCGACCCCTCGAGGGTGGTGGAGCTGACACGCGTCACCGGCCCCTCGTCGACGGTCACCGGCAGCTCCGCGCGGCCGTCGACCACCACCGGAGGGCTCACCGTGATCCGGGCCGCCCGGTAGCCCTGGCTCGCGTAGTAGTCGGTGAGCGCATTCGCGAGCTGCCGGGGCTCGAGCCACACCTGGTCGCCGATCCCGCGCGCGGCCAGCTCCTCGTCGAGCTCCGACGGCGTGAACGCGGCGGCCCCGGTGTAGGCGATCCGGCGCGCCCTGGCCGTCTGCCCGTCGCGCACCACCGCGTGGATCACCTTCACGGGCGGCGCCTCCGTCACGTCCGTGTCGACCTCCGCG
Coding sequences within:
- a CDS encoding NYN domain-containing protein, yielding MSDERLKIAVFIDFDNIEIGVKNTLGLGFDIGAVLEAIKERGEIITKVAYGDWKRGDYGRAMSNHAVRLVQRVMTPGGDKNGADINLALDALEMAFTHDHINAFVIVGGDSDFITLVEKLKQYDKKVFVVGGRQFTSQVMQKNCTEFIAYENVARSAPRVAADRSRPAGVGQAMNIDGVVPLVRRALKVLADREVTPQLGLLKSTLLQLDSSFSERDYGVTSFRDFAEKLAEKGIVLLKHTGRSTLVELSETGAAMADAIVTAGEAAAAGAAPAPAADGAPAPAPAPSRGPRELDPATQAAIQDGVELVRALLADPPQPPRWPMYLRQIKQFIRASHPDFDDRKYGSIVDLMRACQKEGLVKLERDRQGGLRVFGAGGASSAAPSAAPSPAEAEGQPPAPPSLANVYRPKSVTLGWVIGDDDEKDGDDSGESQDAALDDIPVQIAPIVPDDLEPEDDQSKFFAPGSAKEPISAGPVARGVKRGPRRTMSAEDAAERPKRARKTTTGTRRAPARRKPKG
- a CDS encoding MBOAT family O-acyltransferase codes for the protein MIFHSLDFAAFFAIVVTLYWRLPHRGQNLLLLGASYVFYGWVHPWFVAIMLVSTTVDYWAGQRMEDDPSRKGLYLGASLTANLGMLGVFKYFNFFVENVHDVLATVGLDVAMPLLQVALPAGISFYTFQALSYTVDVYKGEMHARRNAVDFALFVAFFPHLVAGPIMRARNLLAQVERPRVWDATAARHGAVLVVWGLFKKLVVADNVGIVANRVFAQQDPAFEVLWAGVFAFGMQIYADFSAYSDIARGVARWFGFELVLNFNHPYIAHSPSDFWRRWHISLSTWFRDYVYIPLGGNRGRALVAGCTLVTTFLVSGFWHGASWNYVIWGFYHGVLVWTTRTIGRALSLPEHWPGPLAPVQIALTWIAMMAGWLFFRETNAEFLGHFVRLTPYTTMEDEAAIGLHLFALAATWSLPLFVHDLWALARERGVLPVAWLESRLTGLRLAGVQAAGVGVLASLTLVLRSTTSLDFIYFAF
- a CDS encoding DinB family protein, with product MSRADRLADLIDRVLDGDCWHGPSVVELVTGLSADAASARPIPGGHTAWELVLHMTGWADEVRARLGGAPAGTPPAGDWPPMAAPPTDAAWRGAVERLVESHRVLAAAIRGIDDQALDAPVVDHRDDAAGTGMSLYLTLHGLVHHSVYHAGQLAMLRRVLAVQP